From a region of the Streptomyces sp. B21-083 genome:
- a CDS encoding gluconate:H+ symporter has translation MPLLVVGISVLILLLLMTRLKLNGFAALLLVAVGVALVRGIPVATIPDVLSEGIGGQIGDTMLTIGLGAMVGRVMGDSGAAQRIAGKLLDAGGPRGVQVAMVVTSMLIGVTMFYEVAFIIIVPIAFTLVRVTGAKLLWVGLPMSITLSTMHSFLPPHPGPTAVAATFHASVGLTLFYGLFIAVPVGALIALVWPRLPFIKAMNPSIPKGLVSEREFTDEEMPGLGWSLSVALFPVVLIAGAAVTDLATSAESPFLNVVAFVGSAPIALLLTLCLAVWAFGPRIGRSLEEVGASCTSAAQAMAMILLVIGAGGAFKNVLVEGGISDYIKDATDSWSVSPIVLAWLIAVILRIALGSATVAVVTASGVVLPLLAGSGVHPEIMVLAVACGSIACSHVNDPGFWLFKEYFNLSVVEAIKVRTSYTTVLAVLGLGGVLATEWALDILTI, from the coding sequence TTGCCTCTCCTCGTGGTCGGCATCAGCGTTCTGATTCTGCTGCTCCTCATGACCAGGCTGAAACTCAACGGCTTCGCCGCCCTGCTCCTCGTGGCGGTCGGCGTCGCGCTGGTACGGGGTATCCCGGTGGCGACCATCCCGGACGTCCTCTCCGAAGGCATCGGGGGTCAGATCGGCGACACGATGCTCACCATCGGGCTCGGCGCCATGGTCGGCCGCGTCATGGGCGACTCGGGGGCCGCCCAGCGGATCGCCGGGAAGCTGCTGGACGCGGGCGGACCGCGCGGGGTCCAGGTGGCCATGGTGGTCACGTCCATGCTCATCGGCGTGACCATGTTCTACGAGGTCGCCTTCATCATCATCGTGCCGATCGCGTTCACCCTGGTCAGGGTCACCGGCGCGAAGCTGCTCTGGGTCGGCCTGCCGATGTCGATCACCCTCTCCACGATGCACAGCTTCCTGCCCCCGCACCCGGGCCCGACCGCCGTCGCGGCCACCTTCCACGCCTCCGTCGGACTGACCCTGTTCTACGGCCTGTTCATCGCCGTCCCGGTGGGCGCGCTCATCGCCCTGGTGTGGCCGCGGCTGCCGTTCATCAAGGCGATGAACCCGTCCATCCCCAAGGGGCTGGTCAGCGAGCGCGAGTTCACCGACGAGGAGATGCCCGGCCTCGGCTGGTCGCTGTCGGTGGCCCTGTTCCCGGTGGTCCTGATAGCGGGGGCGGCGGTGACCGACCTGGCCACCTCCGCCGAGAGCCCGTTCCTGAACGTCGTCGCGTTCGTCGGCTCGGCCCCGATCGCGCTGCTGCTCACCCTGTGCCTGGCCGTGTGGGCGTTCGGTCCGCGCATCGGGCGGAGCCTGGAGGAGGTCGGCGCGTCCTGCACCTCGGCGGCCCAGGCGATGGCGATGATCCTGTTGGTGATCGGCGCCGGCGGCGCCTTCAAGAACGTCCTGGTGGAGGGCGGTATCTCCGACTACATCAAGGACGCCACCGATTCCTGGTCGGTCTCCCCCATCGTCCTCGCCTGGCTCATCGCCGTCATCCTGCGCATCGCGCTCGGCTCGGCGACGGTCGCCGTCGTCACCGCCTCCGGCGTGGTGCTGCCGCTCCTCGCGGGCAGCGGCGTCCACCCGGAGATCATGGTGCTCGCCGTCGCCTGCGGCTCGATCGCCTGCTCGCACGTCAACGACCCGGGCTTCTGGCTGTTCAAGGAGTACTTCAACCTGTCCGTCGTCGAGGCCATCAAGGTCCGTACGAGCTACACGACCGTTCTGGCGGTGCTGGGCCTCGGCGGAGTGCTGGCGACGGAATGGGCCCTGGACATCCTCACCATCTGA
- a CDS encoding enolase C-terminal domain-like protein, which produces MSTRTSQPTVTALSVYPVAGRDSMELNLSGAHGPYFTRNIVILTDSEGRTGLGEVPGGEKITRTLRDAESLVVGAKVGDYQRVLREIGARFADRDSGGRGAQTFDLRTTVHAVTAVESALLDLLGQHLDVPVAALLGDGQQRDSVRVLGYLFYVGDPDRTDLDYVREPDSPVDWYRVRHEEALTPEAIVRQAEATHARYGFRDFKLKGGVLEGAEEVKAVRALKDRFPEARITLDPNGAWSLAEAIELCRPLADTLAYAEDPCGAEGGYSGREILAEFRRATGLPTATNMIATDWRQLTHALALQSVSIPLADPHFWTMRGSVRVAQLCNAMGLTWGCHSNNHFDISLAMVTHCGAAAPGEYNALDTHWIWQEGLERLTVAPPRIVDGEIAVPDAPGLGVQVDMERVLAAHELYQERALGARDDAIGMRYLVPGWEFDGKRPCLVR; this is translated from the coding sequence ATGAGTACGCGTACGAGTCAGCCGACCGTCACCGCCCTCTCCGTCTACCCCGTCGCCGGCCGCGACAGCATGGAGCTGAACCTCTCCGGCGCCCACGGCCCCTACTTCACCCGCAACATCGTGATCCTCACCGACTCGGAGGGCCGTACGGGACTCGGCGAGGTGCCGGGCGGCGAGAAGATCACGCGGACGCTGCGTGACGCGGAGTCCCTGGTCGTCGGGGCGAAGGTGGGCGACTACCAGCGCGTCCTGCGGGAGATCGGGGCCCGCTTCGCCGACCGCGACTCGGGCGGACGCGGCGCCCAGACCTTCGACCTGCGCACCACCGTGCACGCGGTGACGGCGGTCGAGTCGGCGCTGCTCGACCTTCTCGGCCAGCACCTGGACGTACCCGTGGCGGCCCTGCTCGGCGACGGCCAACAGCGGGATTCCGTACGGGTGTTGGGTTATCTCTTCTACGTCGGCGACCCGGACCGGACCGACCTGGACTACGTCCGCGAGCCGGACTCACCGGTGGACTGGTACCGCGTACGGCACGAGGAGGCCCTCACTCCCGAGGCGATCGTCCGCCAGGCCGAGGCCACCCACGCCCGCTACGGCTTCCGCGACTTCAAGCTCAAGGGCGGGGTCCTGGAGGGCGCGGAGGAGGTCAAGGCCGTACGGGCGCTGAAGGACCGCTTCCCCGAGGCTCGGATCACCCTCGACCCGAACGGCGCGTGGTCGCTGGCCGAGGCGATCGAGCTGTGCCGCCCGCTGGCCGACACCCTCGCCTACGCCGAGGATCCCTGCGGCGCGGAGGGCGGCTACTCGGGGCGCGAGATCCTGGCCGAGTTCCGCCGGGCGACGGGTCTGCCCACGGCGACCAACATGATCGCCACGGACTGGCGGCAACTGACCCACGCCCTGGCCCTCCAGTCGGTCTCCATCCCGCTGGCCGACCCCCACTTCTGGACCATGCGCGGCTCGGTACGCGTGGCCCAGCTGTGCAACGCGATGGGCCTGACCTGGGGATGTCACTCCAACAACCACTTCGACATCTCCCTGGCCATGGTCACCCACTGCGGGGCGGCGGCCCCGGGCGAGTACAACGCCCTCGACACCCACTGGATCTGGCAGGAGGGCCTGGAACGCCTCACGGTCGCTCCGCCCCGGATCGTCGACGGTGAGATCGCGGTGCCGGACGCGCCGGGACTGGGCGTCCAGGTGGACATGGAACGGGTGCTCGCGGCTCACGAGCTGTACCAGGAGCGGGCGTTGGGGGCGCGGGACGACGCGATCGGGATGCGGTATCTGGTACCGGGGTGGGAGTTCGACGGGAAGCGGCCTTGCCTGGTGCGGTAG